A single region of the Gossypium arboreum isolate Shixiya-1 chromosome 12, ASM2569848v2, whole genome shotgun sequence genome encodes:
- the LOC108477299 gene encoding carnosic acid synthase-like — MSNFYDKVAVLAGDSWLRLHDGLAAFTITEVAATLTLATLLIIYFSRLVKKHIIKTKLSPPGPVGLPVLGHLLFIKPDFLQYVTKQSQIHGRIIKLHLGRKVYIIISSPSIAKQILKDHDAIYANRDIPMAAIKGTFGGLDIVWRSNGPELQKLRKLVVREIMSNNGLDACYEFRRREIRQMVKNIHGKIGSPINLSEQIFLTMLSVTMSMLWGGSLNGEVAKLGLEIKDRLEEFMKLMGEPNLSDIFPMLRPFNLQGIESKAKKHVSWFYGFLESVIKQRMKLGEGPKTADSKDFLQQLLELNQSGDAKTSLSMMEIKAVLLDMVIGGTDTTFATIEWAMTELLRHPNKLGKVIEELDAIIGDQNVVEESNISRLPYLTAVVKETLRIHPPAPLLVPHMPNETTVIAGYTIPKNSWIFFNVWAIQRDAEFWEDPLRFEPERFLKDTEKRNYTGNSFHFFPFGSGRRICVGIPLVEKITMQILATLLHCFDWELPDGRQPNVKEKLQFVLTKAEPLVVVPVARLSNSIQYQ, encoded by the exons ATGTCGAACTTCTACGATAAGGTTGCAGTCCTTGCCGGCGACAGCTGGTTGCGTCTCCACGATGGACTCGCTGCATTCACTATCACCGAAGTTGCAGCCACTCTCACTTTGGCGACGCTACTAATTATCTATTTCTCACGGTTGGTTAAGAAACACATCATCAAAACTAAGCTGTCGCCGCCAGGCCCGGTAGGCTTGCCCGTACTCGGCCACCTCCTTTTCATCAAACCCGATTTCCTCCAATACGTAACCAAGCAATCCCAAATCCATGGTCGTATCATCAAGCTTCATCTGGGAAGAAAAGTTTACATCATCATAAGCTCACCATCAATCGCAAAACAAATCCTCAAAGACCACGACGCCATTTACGCCAACCGCGACATTCCGATGGCGGCCATAAAAGGAACCTTTGGCGGTCTTGACATTGTGTGGAGATCCAACGGCCCAGAATTGCAGAAGCTACGTAAGCTCGTCGTACGTGAAATCATGAGCAACAATGGCCTCGATGCCTGCTACGAATTTCGCCGACGAGAGATCCGACAAATGGTGAAGAATATCCATGGGAAAATCGGGTCACCCATTAACCTCAGCGAACAAATATTCTTAACAATGCTGAGCGTTACGATGAGCATGCTATGGGGTGGTTCGTTGAATGGAGAAGTAGCAAAGCTTGGGCTTGAAATTAAGGATCGACTAGAGGAATTTATGAAATTGATGGGAGAACCCAATCTTTCTGACATTTTCCCGATGCTTAGGCCATTCAATTTACAAGGAATTGAATCCAAAGCCAAGAAGCATGTGTCGTGGTTTTATGGGTTTCTCGAATCAGTGATAAAGCAGCGAATGAAGCTCGGAGAGGGACCAAAAACGGCGGACAGTAAGGATTTTCTGCAGCAATTGTTGGAGCTGAACCAAAGTGGAGATGCCAAAACTTCATTATCCATGATGGAAATAAAGGCTGTGCTGCTG GATATGGTAATCGGCGGTACAGACACGACATTTGCGACGATAGAGTGGGCAATGACGGAATTATTACGGCACCCGAATAAATTGGGAAAAGTCATCGAGGAATTGGATGCAATAATTGGGGACCAAAACGTTGTCGAGGAGTCCAATATTTCTCGCTTGCCTTATTTAACTGCAGTGGTGAAAGAAACACTCCGAATTCATCCACCAGCTCCCTTGCTAGTGCCGCACATGCCGAATGAGACAACTGTCATAGCCGGTTACACCATCCCTAAGAATTCTTGGATTTTCTTCAACGTGTGGGCAATACAAAGGGATGCCGAGTTTTGGGAAGACCCACTTCGATTTGAACCGGAAAGGTTCTTGAAAGACACTGAGAAAAGGAATTATACGGGAAATAGTTTCCATTTTTTCCCGTTTGGATCAGGGAGGAGGATTTGTGTTGGGATTCCATTGGTGGAGAAAATTACAATGCAGATTTTAGCGACATTGCTGCATTGTTTTGATTGGGAATTGCCAGATGGGCGACAACCTAATGTAAAAGAGAAGTTACAATTCGTGTTAACGAAAGCAGAGCCGCTTGTTGTGGTGCCTGTTGCACGtttatctaattcaatacaatacCAATAG